In Thermodesulfobacteriota bacterium, a single genomic region encodes these proteins:
- a CDS encoding ATP-binding protein, whose protein sequence is MNDLHRRTLESINLGIVVFDAAGKLAYLNPAAEELLQGSFQSLRGRHYRTVFRGSPEAVRILRKTFEEHAPVTAFDVAIRTGGSASRGGRASVLPAMLGASPLTGAGGEPQGAILSVKSSEILSLVDREAHAAMSAEGMQTLAYGIAHEIKNPLGGILGAAQWILRGEGAEEERLEGVRLVLREARRINELVEKMLEMGRKPPPPRPFDLAPLLNDAQELLLSEARAQGKAVQFELRTDPSLPPVSGHPDTVYRALLNVLKNAVEAIGKEGTVRVEARLNVNYRFAMGRGRKRSFLEIDISDSGAGMTGEELQKAALPFYTTKPHGTGLGLAMARQAVTRHGGKLEIMSAPGEGTTVRISLPVDPGKKEAR, encoded by the coding sequence TTGAACGATCTCCACCGCAGGACGCTCGAATCGATCAACCTCGGGATCGTCGTGTTCGACGCCGCCGGGAAGCTGGCGTACCTCAACCCGGCCGCCGAGGAGCTACTGCAGGGCTCCTTCCAGTCGCTGCGGGGCAGGCATTACCGGACCGTCTTCCGGGGAAGCCCGGAGGCGGTGCGGATCCTCAGGAAGACCTTCGAGGAGCATGCCCCGGTCACGGCGTTCGACGTCGCGATCCGGACGGGCGGGAGCGCGTCGAGAGGAGGGCGCGCATCGGTCCTTCCGGCGATGCTGGGAGCCTCCCCCCTGACCGGCGCGGGGGGAGAGCCGCAGGGCGCGATCCTTTCCGTCAAGTCGTCCGAGATCCTCTCCCTGGTGGACCGGGAAGCCCACGCGGCGATGAGCGCCGAGGGGATGCAGACGCTGGCGTACGGCATCGCGCACGAGATCAAGAACCCGCTGGGCGGGATCCTCGGGGCCGCCCAGTGGATCCTCCGCGGCGAAGGGGCGGAAGAGGAGCGCCTCGAAGGCGTCCGCCTGGTGTTGAGGGAGGCGCGCAGGATCAACGAGCTCGTGGAGAAGATGCTTGAGATGGGAAGGAAGCCGCCTCCCCCCCGTCCGTTCGACCTCGCCCCCCTGCTGAACGACGCGCAGGAGCTCCTCCTGTCGGAGGCGCGGGCCCAGGGGAAGGCCGTGCAGTTCGAGCTGCGGACGGACCCGAGCCTCCCCCCGGTCTCCGGGCACCCCGACACCGTCTACCGGGCTCTGCTCAACGTCCTGAAGAACGCCGTGGAGGCGATCGGGAAAGAAGGGACGGTGCGCGTCGAGGCGCGGCTCAACGTCAATTACCGGTTCGCCATGGGGCGGGGGCGGAAGCGCTCCTTCCTCGAGATCGACATCTCCGACAGCGGCGCGGGAATGACCGGCGAGGAGCTCCAGAAGGCGGCCCTCCCCTTCTACACCACGAAGCCGCACGGGACGGGGCTGGGGCTGGCGATGGCGCGGCAGGCGGTGACGCGGCACGGCGGGAAGCTCGAAATAATGTCGGCTCCCGGCGAGGGAACCACGGTTAGAATATCCCTGCCGGTCGACCCGGGCAAAAAGGAAGCGCGGTGA